In Algiphilus sp., the sequence GTCATGGGGCCGGTTGCCGAAGTGCCGCTCGCCGATCTTCGCCGTCTCTGGGAAACCAATCTCACCGGCGCGGTGGCGGTCGTGCAGGCGGTCGCACCGGGCATGATGGCCCGCGGCAGAGGGCGCATCGTCAACATCGGCAGTGTGTCCGGAGTGCTGACGACACCCTTTGCGGGGCCCTACTGTGCCAGCAAGGGCGCGCTGCATCACCTCAACGACGCGCTGCGCATGGAGCTCGCGCCCTATGGTGTGGAGGTGCTGCTGGTCCAGCCCGGCGCCGTCCGGTCCGGCTTCGGCGACAGCGCCAGGCGTCAGACCGACGCCCACGACTGGATGCTTTATGCGTCGCACCGCGAGGGTATTGCGCGCCGGGCCGGCGAGTCGCAGCGCGGCGGCATGCCGGCACCGGATTTCGCGG encodes:
- a CDS encoding SDR family NAD(P)-dependent oxidoreductase, coding for MTALPASPVVLITGCSSGIGAALAQAFHSAGCTTCASARRPEALAPLREAGLEGHALDVTDGESIRAAVAEIERVHGGIDLVVNNAGIPVMGPVAEVPLADLRRLWETNLTGAVAVVQAVAPGMMARGRGRIVNIGSVSGVLTTPFAGPYCASKGALHHLNDALRMELAPYGVEVLLVQPGAVRSGFGDSARRQTDAHDWMLYASHREGIARRAGESQRGGMPAPDFAAACVRYALAPKPRPIIRIGPGSGLLPRLARVPVAIRDRLLSRRFGLRR